The genomic window GGTAACGCCGCGTTGCCCCAGGAGTTCCGGATGAACCGCGCCACGGTCGCCGACCTGGTCGCGCTCGGCTGGTCGCCGCCGGGGGTGCTGGCCGGCTCGGGTGACTCGTTCGGTCTGCGTTCCTCGCAGGACAAGGCCATCCAGCTGGCCACGGTGGTGTCCCGGACGCTGCGGGACGTCTACGGCGCGCCGCACCCGGCGTTCCTCGTCTACCTGGTGCACGACGACGAGGACGAGCCGATCGACGCGAGCCCCCTGGGCACCGCCCGGCACGAGCCCAGCATCGACCTGGCCCTCGACGCCCTGGGTGGCGAGAGTGCCCTCGACCGGGCGCTGGCCGGCGTCAGTGCCGAGGACCTCGTCCCCTTGGAAGAGCGGGTCCGCACGGTCGTCGCGACCATGTCCAAGACCACGGTCGACCAGCTTCAGGTCGACGCCGACGGTGACATCGGCATCCGGGCCGGCTCGGCGATGGTCTTCGTCCGGATCCGGGACAACCCGCCACTGGTGGACGTGTTCTCGCCGATCCTGACCGAGGTCGAGCCGACCGAGCAGCTCTACGTGAAGCTCTCCGAGCTGACCAACCGCATGCCGATCGGCCGGCTCTACTGCGCGCAGGACACGGTCTGGGCGTCGATCCCGGTGTTCGGCCGCAACTTCCAGTCGATCCACCTGATGCTGGCGGTGCAGGTGATGACAGGTCTGGCCGACGAGCTGGACGACCGGCTGCACGGCGAGTTCGGCGGCAAGCGCTTCTTCGGCGAGGGTGACAAGCCGGCCGCTCCGAAGGCCGCCGACGGCGACGAGGGCCACCGCCCGGGGATGTACCTCTAAGGAGACGGCGGCAACGCGGTAGGCGTCTCCACGAGGCGCGACAGCACCACCATGCTGCGGGTGGAGGTCACGAAGGGCTCCGCCCGCAGCTTCTCCAACGCCTGTTCGAGGTGCCCGATGTCGGCGGCCCGCAGGTGCACCAGCGCGTCGGCCTGCCCGGAGACCGTGTAGGCCCCGACGACTTCCGGATGCCGCCGGGCGGCGACGGTGATCTGGGCCGGGGTGGTCCGCCCGGTGCAGAACAGCTCGACGAAGGCCTCGGTGGTCCACCCCACGGCGGCCGGCTCGATGACAGCCGTGAATCCCTTGATGACCCCGGACGAGCGCAGTCGATCGACGCGCCTTTTCACCGCCGGTGCGGACAACGACACCTTGGCACCGATCTCGGCATACGAAGCGCGGGCATCGGCGACGAGTAGCGCAATGATTCGCTGGTCGACCGCGTCCATCTGCAACGATTCGCCTCCGAGGAGCAAGATTTAGAGCTGTTTGCTGCAACTCAGCGTACCTAGGCTTTAGCCTCATGAGCTACATGGAGCGCTTGCCGCGAAACAGGACATACCTCATGTGTCCGCCTCAGCATTTCACGGTCGAGTACGCCATCAACCCGTGGATGGACACCACCGCCGCAGTCGACGCCGATCTCGCGGTCCGGCAGTGGGACAAGCTCCGCACCACGCTCACCGGCCTCGGCCACGTCGTGCACGTGCTCGACCCGGTGCCCGGCCTGCCGGACATGGTCTACTCCGCGAACGGCGCCTTCTCGGTGGACGGCACCGTCTACGGTGCCCGGTTCCGCTACCCACAGCGGGCGAACGAAGCGGTCGAGCACCGGACGTTCTACCAACGCGGTGACGACTGGCGTTTTGTTGCTCCGGAGCACGTGAACGAGGGTGAGGGCGACTTCGCGTACCTGCCGAACGCGTACGGCGGCATCGTCCTAGCCGGTTACGGCTTCCGCACCGACCCGGCCGCCCACGCCGAGGCGCAGGAGGTGCTGGGCCGCCCGGTGATCTCCCTCAAGCTGGTCGACCCGGCCTTCTACCACCTGGACACCGCGCTGGCCGCCCTCGATGACCGGCACGTCACCTACTACCCCGGGGCCTTCTCGCCGGCATCCCAGCGGATCCTCGCCCAGCTCTTCCCGGACGCGGTGCTCGCCGACCGGGCTGATGCCGAAGCCTTCGGCCTCAACCTGGTCAGCGACGGCCGGCACGTGATCCTCAACACTGAGGCCGTCGCGATGGGGCACAAGGTGCGGGAAGCCGGATACCTGCCGGTTCACGTCGAACTCTCCGAACTCAAACGTGGCGGCGGCAGCGTCAAATGTGCCGTAGCCGAGCTACGGGCCTGATCCTCAGCAACCGCACGAGCATTTGCTCGAACCGGTGCGTAAAGATGGAGCGCATGACCGCTGACCCCCGAACTACCGAGTCCCAGGAAGACGGCACCGTCATCGTGGTGGGCCCCGACGGCCGCCCGATGGGCACGATCAACGAGAACGGTGCGCTCATCCCCGAGGAGCCCGGCAACCTCATCGAGCAGCCGGCGAAGGTCATGCGCATTGGCAGCATGATCAAGCAACTACTCGAAGAGGTGCGGGCCGCTCCACTCGACGAGGCCAGTCGCACTCGGCTGCGGGAGATTCACCAGCGTTCGATCAAGGAGCTGGAGGACGGCCTGGCCCCCGAGTTGCGCGAGGAACTGGAGCGCCTGTCCCTGCCGTTCGAGGGTGAGACCCCGCCGAGCGAGGCCGAACTGCGCATCGCCCAGGCCCAGCTGGTCGGCTGGCTGGAAGGCCTTTTCCACGGCATCCAGGCCGCCCTCGTCGCCCAGCAGATGGCCGCGCGACTCCAGCTCGAACAGATGCGCGGCGTCCCCGGCATGCCGGCCCTCCCCGCGGGCACAATGATCCCCGGTAAGCCCGCGGCAGGCGTGGCTGAGGCTTCCGGACAAACGGGTCAATACCTCTAAAAACACATTTACCGTACGCTGCGGTCGCCCCGCCGAACCAGGACGCCCCGTTTCGTCCCCGCAAGGCAGGGCGACCCTCACGGCCTCCCCGCGCCCACCGGGCGTATGCGCCCCTCAAGGCCACCCTGGGGGTACCAGGCCCGCCAGTCCCAGACCTGGTACCCATCAAACATCTGACCCGGTCGAGCCCTCTCGACCACTGATCAGCCTTGGTTGCCGTCACACGGCACTCAACGGGCTGATCATCGATACGCGTCGCCTGCCGAGTGCCGTCGCAGTGCCGGGCTCGATCAGTACGGGTCCGGCGACCAACTGATGGACGAAGCCTTGTCGTTCACGTGTGACGGGGCGTTGCGCTGGCTGTTGGGGGCGACATCGAACCAGTCGCCGCTCTTGTAGTTGTTGAAGTTGCCGTGCTCGTAGAGCCGGATCGACTGGTTCGTGTTGTTGACGACGAACGACGCGGAGTCGTTGAGGTCCACGCCGTTGGTGTAGCGGTGGCCCCGGAAGTCGGCGACGTAACCCGGGCCGCCCGAGCCCATCTCGGTCACGACCGAGACGCTGCCCTTGTAGTTGTAGTCCTGGTAGAGGCAGACCTGGCCGGCCCCGCAGGTGTAGACAGCCAGCGCGGCCGTCGGGGCCACCACGAGGGATCCCGCGACGGCGGCGGCCGCGCCGATGGCGGCCTTGATGGCGGTTCGCTTGTTCATGACACCTCTTCGTCGATTTCTTGGAATGTGCTAGACGAAGGTAGTCATAAGCTTGTTTACACTTACTTTTCTCCCAATGGAGAAATACTTGATACTCCAGGTCGAAGCCATTTCATCGGTTAAGTCGGGTGATTCAGGCAACAAATCATGCGGAATGGTAACCAGTCGACGTCGTCGCATTCTTGATTCCTCGCGCCTGCATGGGGCACGGCCTGGCAGTGGGCCGGGGCGGCCGGACAGCGCAGAGGCCCGGCAGTGG from Actinoplanes derwentensis includes these protein-coding regions:
- a CDS encoding peptidase inhibitor family I36 protein, producing MNKRTAIKAAIGAAAAVAGSLVVAPTAALAVYTCGAGQVCLYQDYNYKGSVSVVTEMGSGGPGYVADFRGHRYTNGVDLNDSASFVVNNTNQSIRLYEHGNFNNYKSGDWFDVAPNSQRNAPSHVNDKASSISWSPDPY
- a CDS encoding T3SS (YopN, CesT) and YbjN peptide-binding chaperone 1 codes for the protein MTVEGAASEAYEGVLLEEPTTADLRAKVTQAWREFASALAGLLPGLQPGSYVDLTLDPTASGTGTAVYSVSIRVLADGVVEALAVGNAALPQEFRMNRATVADLVALGWSPPGVLAGSGDSFGLRSSQDKAIQLATVVSRTLRDVYGAPHPAFLVYLVHDDEDEPIDASPLGTARHEPSIDLALDALGGESALDRALAGVSAEDLVPLEERVRTVVATMSKTTVDQLQVDADGDIGIRAGSAMVFVRIRDNPPLVDVFSPILTEVEPTEQLYVKLSELTNRMPIGRLYCAQDTVWASIPVFGRNFQSIHLMLAVQVMTGLADELDDRLHGEFGGKRFFGEGDKPAAPKAADGDEGHRPGMYL
- the ddaH gene encoding dimethylargininase; this translates as MSYMERLPRNRTYLMCPPQHFTVEYAINPWMDTTAAVDADLAVRQWDKLRTTLTGLGHVVHVLDPVPGLPDMVYSANGAFSVDGTVYGARFRYPQRANEAVEHRTFYQRGDDWRFVAPEHVNEGEGDFAYLPNAYGGIVLAGYGFRTDPAAHAEAQEVLGRPVISLKLVDPAFYHLDTALAALDDRHVTYYPGAFSPASQRILAQLFPDAVLADRADAEAFGLNLVSDGRHVILNTEAVAMGHKVREAGYLPVHVELSELKRGGGSVKCAVAELRA
- a CDS encoding Lrp/AsnC family transcriptional regulator, translated to MQMDAVDQRIIALLVADARASYAEIGAKVSLSAPAVKRRVDRLRSSGVIKGFTAVIEPAAVGWTTEAFVELFCTGRTTPAQITVAARRHPEVVGAYTVSGQADALVHLRAADIGHLEQALEKLRAEPFVTSTRSMVVLSRLVETPTALPPSP
- a CDS encoding bacterial proteasome activator family protein, which produces MTADPRTTESQEDGTVIVVGPDGRPMGTINENGALIPEEPGNLIEQPAKVMRIGSMIKQLLEEVRAAPLDEASRTRLREIHQRSIKELEDGLAPELREELERLSLPFEGETPPSEAELRIAQAQLVGWLEGLFHGIQAALVAQQMAARLQLEQMRGVPGMPALPAGTMIPGKPAAGVAEASGQTGQYL